The nucleotide sequence CCACCGACACGAACTCTGTTCAGCACAAAGGCGGGACCAAACCAAACATGAGAAACTCCACAACAAACAAGCTTACCTCAGGCCCAGAGGTTTGAAAAGTTTCAGGAAGTCTGCTGAGTCTGAAGCGCTGTGCCTTTGCTGCTGAAGTAGGTCAGTGTATGAGTTTTTATAGGCAGGATTTTAAGGAAGTATAATGGGAACTCCATGTCTGgggaggagtttttttttcagttttttccatGCAGGGAAGTTACATCTGGTTTCCCTAAAACTGCAGGGTGATGTCAGGTGTCAGATTACACAGGAATGtcagaaaatgtccagagacGACTGAACCGCTGTAAGCCTGTGGTGCTGGATAAAAAACAGTGAAATCTCATGAGTTCTTTAGTAAACTTCATTATGGATTACCTTTAATCCAATTCATAACATATAAATGGtcaatatatcaaaaatattttctagtTGATTATGAAAAATCCATAAATTCTTTGTAGTACTTTAAGCTTTTTCAACAAGcatgaagtaaaataaaaaattcagagTGAATGCTGTCGACTGAATGGCACAAATGAGAGAGAAAAGCTGAAGTTAGCAGAGATAATTGATAGAATATGAAAAATGTGCATAGACGTTATTAACAACGGCTAAACTGTCCACTTAAATGACTGAAGGCTGAAGTGTGCAATACCTGTTGAAGGTTTAAAAGAAAGGACAAAATTTGAGAAAAGCAAGGCAGAAGTTGCAGCTGGCATACTGTGGAAGCAGAAATTTTAAGGGCTGAAGATCAGCAAGTTTATGGAGAAACAAAAGTtgacttttgatcagctgaagtAAGGGTGTTAACTAAAAACCAAAGAAGTACAAATGCCACCTTATATGGAAAAGTGCCGAACACTTTGTATAAACCTAAActattagctaatcctttataaATTAAATTCTTTGTAGTACTTTAAGCTTTTTCAACAAGcatgaagtaaaataaaaaattcagagTGAATGCTGTCGGCTGAATGGCACAAATGAGAGAGAAAAGCTGAAGTTAGCAGAGATAATTGATAGAATATGAAAAATGTGCATAGACGTTATTAACAACGGCTAAACTGTCCACTTAAATGACTGAAGGCTGAAGTGTGCAATACCTGTTGAAGGTTTAAAAGAAAGGACAAAATTTGAGAAAAGCAAGGCAGAAGTTGCAGCTGGCATACTGTGGAAGCAGAAATTTTAAGGGCTGAAGATCAGCTTTATGGAGAAACAAAAGTtgacttttgatcagctgaagtAAGGGTGTTAACTAAAAACCAAAGAAGTACAAATGCCACCTTATATGGAAAAGTGCCGAACACTTTGTATAAACCTAAActattagctaatcctttataaTCTAATTAGTCAGAGACTATTggactttaatttattaagtataCAACAGCATAATGCTGCAGTTGGCTTGTTTTTGAGCAGGAGGTGACAGACAGGTGACAGACAGGTGAAGGGCAGAGGCTAGAAACATGGATCATACAGAGGCAGGTAGAAAAATCCTAGTAGGGGGTTGTGAGAAACACACAACATGTACTGGTAATGATTAGGTGGTATGGTCTGGGTTGGgcaatagaattttttttttttatagaagtcAATACAGAGTCCCTATAAAGATAGTGAAACgcgtttatgtgtgtgtgtgtgtgtgtgtgtgtgtgtgttttgtgtgatATACAGGCTTATTATATAGTGTCCTTCAatgaagtttattttaaatggatcttaatgagttatttgtGGTCTTCTCCAAAGGTTTCTACTTGCCATGTCAAAACTCCAGGTGAAGAGGACATGACTTTGCTGTGTTCGTCTCCTGACCCCCAGGTGAGCAGCTGTTTGTCTTTGAAATCCTTGTACATTTTCTCACAGCTGctattctggaaatgtgttttttagagAGTAGACACAGTCCCAGCAATGGTTGTTCCTGTCAGGTGACAGCATTCCAGGGACTGTGTGTAGATGGCCGGTAGTGTAATAATGTTGGCAATCACTGGGACctagttttaaatatttttgaccaACAACTATCATAGCTTTACTATAGTTTTATACATGGTGTTACTCTGTGAAAGGGTTGTCCAATCTCTGAAAACATTCAGTGATGAGTGAAAACTTCCAGGCCAGTGTAAGCACCAACTGCAGTTCTATGAATTTGTTTTAGAAATGGAGGACATGTCTCCAATTTCATTTCatgaaaataatttagaaacTAATTTACATCAtaattattttacttgtttaaaaaaaaaaaatctttttttttcttgctacaGAAATGCAATCATGCTGTTGTACACTCATCCTTTTTTAAGCATTGCAAAATGTACACATTACTTGGGACCTTATGCTGCCCGGAAATGGAATGGCTTGAAGTGTAAAGGTGTGTTTTTCGTCTGTTAGTACTAATgcttaattttaatatattaaaaatagtttctgattgtatttaaaaaatactttaacatATATAGATCTTGGTATCCAGATGTAATGGGTGATCCAAAATGTAATGTTCATGATTACATTTTAACCTATTGGAAGCATGTTATCTTGGCATacttgaaaaaacataaaattataatCTGTTATAAATTTactcaaaactttttttatagaCTGTTCTTCAATGTGGCACAAGATTTGCTATAAGAAGGCCAAGAGAATTGATACACTCCCTTCATTGGTAGATATCTTTACTACTTAGTActttttcatacttttttttgtttaaagagtAATTCctgaataatctttttttaaggtttcaGATGAGTCCACTTCCAGTGACGTTCAGAAGAAGAATACATACCTGACTCTGTCAGTAACTCAGATTATTTATCGGAACTTGAAATAGATGCCCCAAAAATTCTTAAAAGGACTGGTCTTGTTGGTTTGGTTGAGATTTTGTCAGACTTTCCAAACAGTGATTGCACAGAGAATGTCTTGGCTGAAggtcttgtttctgaaagtgaggACCATGGCAAAAAGGCgaagaaacaaatgaaaagcgctcttgcaaagaaaaagcaaaTTGAACCACTTGACATCCAACCTGAAGGCAGATCTATGGAGCCACTCGCTGGACCTTAAGCTGTTGAAAGCATCCAGTGTACAtcaacagagaagaaaaactgCTTTATTTGTGGAAAGTCCCAGTCTAAGATTGCTCGACACTTAAAAGTCCATGAGAAGACAAATGCTGGGTCGCTCAAGCTTTTGCACTACCAAAAGCAtcaaaactgcagcaaaaaatACTAGAACAGTTAAGGAATAAGGGAAACAGTACTCACAATAAAGAAGTTATCGAAAGTGGCAGTGGACTgctaaaaatcaaacgcaaacCCAAACTAACATATGACACAAACCAGTATGTTCACTGCATGTATTGCCAGGGACTGTACCTTCGGAACCATCTTTGGAGGCATGCCCATAAATGTGCATCAAACCAGAAACGACTGATCAGAAGGGACCAAAAAGGATCTTGAGCTTGGCCTCAATGGTGGACTCTCCACTATGTCAACAAATATCCCAAGGTGTTTGGAAGCTCCTAACAGTGATGAAAGATGATGAGGTGTCTGCTGCTGTGATAAGTGACTTTTACATTCTACAGCTTGCCCAATCATTCTTTAATAAACATGGTCAAGATCCCTCCAAGCACGAGTATATTTCGCGAAAGATTTGTGAAGTTGGAAGACTTCTGCTAATCCAGCGCAAAGAGTTTTCCATCTTCAACATTGAAGATGCTGTCAGGCCATCAAACTTCCATATACTCATCCAAGGAGTCAAGAAAGTATCTGGCTTTCATGAAGACAGTCATTCCTATCAAACTCCAAGCCTTGCTCTAAAATTAGGACACTCGTTGCACAAGATCAGTGACCTTATATGCTGCCCAGCTTTAGTTTCGGGAAACGATGAGCTTAGAAAGTCATGTCAGGCTTTCAAATTGCTTTACTCATCTAAGTGGTCTGAACTTGTATCTCACGCAGCTAAAACCACCTTGAGAGGCACGCGCTTTAACAAGCCTTCCACACTCCCTTTCACTGAGGATGTTCAGCGTCTTCACCAGCATTTGGAAAAGATCACAAATTCAGCATCTGAGACTTTGAGAAGTGAACCATCAACCCAGAACTATAAGGAACTGCGCAGAACTACATTGGCCAAACTCATTTTGTTCAACCGAAGAAGAGGTGGAGAAGTTTCTAAAATGCTACTGTCTGCCTTTCTAGAGAGGGACACCACTCCCTTGCATAAAGATGTTGCAGTAGATCTTATTGAGTTTGAACGAAGACTTTGTGCCCATTTCAGCAGGGttgaaattaaaggaaaaaggGGATGAAAAGTTGCTGTGCTTTTATCACCAGACGTGGTTGAAGTCATCACCCAGCTCATTGGTATAAGAACAGAGTGTGGAGTGCCAGCCGAAAACCCTTTTCTTTTGGCAAGACCCAACTGTCTCACCCCTTACAGAGGACAAGACTGTCTTAGGGTTTATGCAAATGATAGTGGTGCCCAAAATCCTGAACTCTTAAGATCAACACAGCTTCAGAAGCATGTTGCAACATTGTCCCAAgtgttaaacttaaaaaaaccaTGAACTGGACCAAGTTGCAGACTTTCTTGGACATGATATACATATTCATAGAGATTATTACAGGCTACCAGAGGCTTCAACTCAGCTGGCAAAAATTTCTAAATTGCCTCTGGCAAAACGCTGGAGGAAATTGAAATTGAAGGTACTTTTCAAAGTTGCTTATACTTGTTTGGATTAGCGTCCCTATTTGTCACTGAATTAGTTTTAATCGTTTTAGATAAGTTAGAACTGACTGACTCTGAAAGTGGACAAAGTGAGGTTGATTGTGACCCATCCCCACTTGCAAACATTCCTCAATGCTCTAAAAATCGAGAGCCTAATGAGTCTTCTGATGGTATGAATTTGATCAGGCTAAAGCAATATTACTTGTAGTTAAAGTTAGACATTAATGTGTGTTCTGTTTACTTATCCAGCTAAAGATGGTTCAGGAAAAAGGATATCACAAGGTACCTTCagtctgttttttcttctttattttactttttgattaatttctgaaagattatgctattttctttttgcccCTTCAGATTTTTCTTCACCCTCCTAGACAGCAATGTTGATCAGCCATGCTACCTGTTGAGCAGCCCTCAGGCACAGAAGGTACGACTACCTTGATCGGCCCCACCACTTCTACGTTgattattaaatttaaataatttgacaTAATCATTTACAAAATGTAGTAATGTTGAATATGTTACCTTGTAACTATAATTTTGGCTAAAGAGTTTAGGTTTTTGTGCAGTTAAGACCAATGTAGCACAACACTTATTTTGTGTATCCAATTTTACAGGATGCAGCAGAGCTAGATCCCTCGATTCTCCAGGGATGCCTTCTGGTAAGACTtttcaaattaactttttattggacataactgaaatatttctttttaaaaattattgacCAGAAGAATTACTGATGTATTGTAGGAAGTGGAAACCAGAGTACTACTCCACCAACTGAGAAACCTTCAGATGCTCAAGATGGTATCACAGTCTTCCTATTCATGATTTATTCTTAGTGATActgtttacagttttttaagGCTCATTGGGCTAAACAAATTACTAAACAAATTACTAAACAAATACTAAATTAGTTCAACTGGAATAAAAAGAACATGCAATTTGCTTGGAAAAACTACCCACTCAGAGCATTACTTAGCACTATCTGGTTCAAACTGATTAGTAACAAACAGACAATAAAGCCTGGAGTATAGTACACACAGTAAAACTTGTGATAGAATTGCTGAAACTGGTGTCAAATACACATAGTGTAATAAATGCAGTGTCTCATAACTGTGTAAGCGAATGATTTTGAAAAATTG is from Fundulus heteroclitus isolate FHET01 chromosome 3, MU-UCD_Fhet_4.1, whole genome shotgun sequence and encodes:
- the LOC105936613 gene encoding uncharacterized protein LOC105936613; the protein is MCIKPETTDQKGPKRILSLASMVDSPLCQQISQGVWKLLTVMKDDEVSAAVISDFYILQLAQSFFNKHGQDPSKHEYISRKICEVGRLLLIQRKEFSIFNIEDAVRPSNFHILIQGVKKVSGFHEDSHSYQTPSLALKLGHSLHKISDLICCPALVSGNDELRKSCQAFKLLYSSKWSELVSHAAKTTLRGTRFNKPSTLPFTEDVQRLHQHLEKITNSASETLRSEPSTQNYKELRRTTLAKLILFNRRRGGEVSKMLLSAFLERDTTPLHKDVAVDLIEFERRLCAHFSRVEIKGKRG